In the genome of Hymenobacter cellulosivorans, one region contains:
- a CDS encoding PKD domain-containing protein → MFLSQYYAQFLLLLTFLLLGCKKEPAPLATAGISSSGTILEVNESFWLSNMSTHAAHYEWKLPDGTVSTQRDLAVTFPKPGIYSVELTAYNLDDIPVSTSITLRVGIRAVKEVRVTKMNFTADTGEPWDKADGTGPDVSFLLINGATKADVTSAQLPLVWNMSSISHQIVPARDDKSWRIVFWEESEPPFGLDLCGERKLPLGSTMLTEMRWATAQRPTRTGIEAAV, encoded by the coding sequence ATGTTTTTATCCCAGTACTACGCGCAATTCCTTCTGCTTCTCACTTTCCTGCTGCTCGGCTGTAAGAAAGAGCCTGCGCCGCTTGCTACCGCCGGCATTTCCTCAAGTGGGACGATTCTAGAGGTGAATGAATCCTTTTGGCTGAGTAACATGAGCACTCATGCTGCTCATTATGAGTGGAAACTGCCTGATGGTACCGTATCAACGCAACGGGACTTAGCTGTTACATTCCCGAAGCCAGGAATCTATTCAGTAGAGTTGACGGCCTACAACCTAGATGATATCCCAGTCAGTACCTCTATCACCTTACGAGTTGGAATCCGGGCCGTAAAAGAGGTACGAGTAACAAAAATGAATTTTACCGCCGATACAGGAGAGCCGTGGGACAAAGCAGATGGGACTGGACCAGATGTCTCTTTTCTACTGATTAATGGAGCCACAAAGGCTGATGTCACATCGGCTCAGCTCCCGTTGGTGTGGAATATGAGTAGCATCTCCCACCAAATAGTGCCGGCCCGGGATGATAAGTCGTGGCGAATAGTGTTTTGGGAAGAAAGTGAGCCCCCTTTTGGTCTCGATCTATGTGGGGAAAGGAAATTACCATTGGGGTCAACCATGTTGACCGAGATGCGCTGGGCAACAGCACAGCGACCTACACGAACTGGGATAGAAGCTGCAGTGTGA
- a CDS encoding M3 family metallopeptidase — MSPSSKFLLANTFLTLSLAAFVYPTSSVAQTPAASSAAVANPLLMAWEGPYGGVPPFDKVQVSQFKPAIEAGMAQNLAEIQAIATNKQAPTFDNTIAAMERAGQRLDEVQTIYGIWSGSLSTPDIQAIQREMAPRMAAFGDQINQNEALFKRIEAVYNSPDKKKLTPEQQRLTWIYYNNFVRSGAKLDAKAKTRLSAINQQLAGLFTRFSQNVLADETDSVLVLKTPADLGGLSASLQADAAAAATSRKIAGAAGVITNTRSSVEPFLTYSDQRKLREKAWRMFYNRGDNGGAHDNNAIISEILQLRAERAKLLGYATHAHWRLDNTMAKTPEAAMQLMEQVWTPAVARAKEEVADMQALAKKEGAGADFKIEPWDYRYYAEKVRKQRYDLDQNEVKQYLQLDKMREGMFWVAGELFNFSFSPVTNVPVYHPDVKVWEVKDKTSGKHIGLWYFDPYARPGKRSGAWMNAYRNQQRLDGNVTTIVSNNSNFVKGKDGEPTLISWTDATTLFHEFGHALHGLSSNVTYPTLSGTSVVRDYVEFPSQLLENWLPTPQVLNRFALHYQTGKPIPQALVDRIEKASTFNQGFETTEFLASALIDMKLHLAGSQKIDADKFERETLTQMGMPREIVMRHRTPQFSHVFSSDGYSAGYYSYLWSVVLASDAYSAFTEAGGPYDKPVAKRLTNNVFSVGNTIDPADGYRKFRGRDPKIDALMKERGFPLKTATTKPAPAKKAPAKKS; from the coding sequence ATGTCCCCATCCAGCAAGTTTCTGCTGGCCAATACCTTTCTCACTCTCAGCTTGGCTGCCTTCGTGTATCCTACTTCCAGTGTTGCCCAAACCCCGGCGGCCAGCTCGGCCGCCGTCGCCAACCCGTTGCTCATGGCCTGGGAAGGCCCCTACGGCGGCGTGCCGCCCTTCGATAAAGTTCAGGTTTCGCAGTTCAAGCCCGCCATTGAAGCTGGCATGGCCCAGAACCTGGCCGAAATTCAGGCCATTGCTACCAACAAGCAGGCCCCAACGTTCGACAATACCATTGCCGCCATGGAGCGGGCCGGACAGCGCCTCGACGAGGTACAGACCATCTATGGCATCTGGTCGGGCTCGTTGAGCACGCCTGATATCCAGGCCATTCAGCGCGAAATGGCCCCGCGCATGGCCGCTTTCGGCGACCAGATCAACCAGAACGAAGCCCTGTTCAAGCGCATCGAGGCCGTCTACAACTCGCCCGATAAGAAGAAGCTCACCCCCGAGCAGCAGCGCCTGACCTGGATTTACTATAACAACTTCGTGCGCTCGGGCGCCAAGCTCGACGCCAAGGCCAAAACCCGCTTGTCGGCCATCAACCAGCAGCTGGCGGGCCTGTTTACCCGCTTCAGCCAGAACGTGCTGGCCGATGAAACCGACTCGGTGCTGGTGCTCAAAACGCCCGCTGACCTGGGCGGCCTCTCGGCTTCGCTGCAGGCCGATGCCGCCGCTGCCGCCACCAGCCGCAAGATTGCAGGCGCGGCCGGGGTCATCACCAACACTCGTTCCAGCGTGGAGCCCTTCCTGACGTATTCCGACCAGCGCAAGCTGCGCGAGAAGGCCTGGCGCATGTTCTACAACCGCGGCGACAACGGCGGAGCGCACGACAACAACGCCATTATCAGTGAGATTCTGCAGCTGCGGGCCGAGCGGGCCAAGCTGCTGGGCTACGCTACCCACGCCCACTGGCGCCTCGACAACACCATGGCCAAGACGCCCGAAGCCGCCATGCAGCTCATGGAGCAGGTTTGGACGCCGGCCGTAGCCCGGGCCAAGGAAGAAGTGGCCGACATGCAGGCCCTGGCCAAGAAAGAAGGTGCCGGCGCCGACTTCAAGATCGAGCCCTGGGACTACCGCTACTACGCTGAGAAAGTGCGCAAACAGCGCTACGACCTCGACCAGAACGAGGTAAAGCAGTACCTGCAGCTGGATAAAATGCGGGAAGGCATGTTCTGGGTGGCCGGGGAGCTGTTCAACTTCTCGTTCTCGCCCGTGACCAACGTACCCGTTTACCACCCCGACGTGAAGGTGTGGGAAGTGAAAGACAAGACTTCGGGCAAGCACATCGGCCTGTGGTACTTCGACCCCTACGCCCGGCCCGGCAAACGCTCGGGAGCCTGGATGAACGCCTACCGCAACCAGCAGCGCCTCGACGGCAACGTGACGACCATCGTGTCGAACAACTCCAACTTCGTGAAGGGCAAGGACGGGGAGCCCACGCTCATTTCCTGGACCGACGCCACCACCCTGTTCCACGAGTTCGGCCACGCCCTGCACGGCTTGTCGTCGAACGTGACCTACCCTACCCTCTCGGGTACCAGCGTGGTGCGCGACTACGTCGAATTCCCCTCCCAGCTGCTCGAAAACTGGCTGCCCACGCCCCAGGTACTCAACCGCTTTGCCCTGCACTACCAGACAGGCAAGCCGATTCCGCAGGCTCTGGTCGACCGGATTGAGAAGGCCTCGACCTTCAACCAGGGCTTCGAAACCACCGAGTTCCTGGCCAGCGCCCTGATTGACATGAAGCTGCATTTGGCTGGCTCCCAGAAGATTGACGCCGACAAGTTTGAGCGCGAAACCCTGACCCAGATGGGCATGCCCCGCGAAATCGTGATGCGCCACCGCACGCCGCAGTTTTCGCACGTCTTCTCCTCGGATGGCTACTCAGCGGGCTACTACAGCTATTTGTGGTCGGTGGTGCTGGCCTCGGATGCTTACTCGGCCTTTACCGAAGCCGGCGGACCCTACGACAAACCCGTAGCCAAACGCCTGACCAACAACGTCTTCTCCGTGGGCAACACCATCGACCCGGCCGACGGCTACCGCAAGTTCCGTGGCCGCGACCCGAAAATCGATGCCCTGATGAAGGAGCGCGGCTTCCCGCTGAAAACGGCGACGACCAAGCCCGCCCCGGCCAAAAAAGCGCCGGCCAAGAAAAGCTAG
- a CDS encoding leucine-rich repeat-containing protein kinase family protein — protein MHTLEQLRSGALAGTTRLDLSGGLTEFPREILDLADTLEVLNLTGNQLSALPTDLSRLRKLRILFCSENRFTEVPAVLGQCPELSMVGFKANQIQTLPGAALPPKLRWLILTDNQLQELPAEIGNCPELQKLMLAGNQLTALPEALRHCHRLELLRLAANRLPELPAWLLALPRLTWLAYAGNPFSEAAQTQAETQHPIREIDWAELELGRRLGEGASGVISQARWQPGNAPAQEVAVKVFKGAVTSDGLPHSEMVACISAGAHPNLTTVDGKIHAHPLKAEGLVLELIPPEFRILAGPPSFETCTRDVYAPGTSFSLGTALRIARGVASAAAHLHQRGILHGDLYAHNILTTPAGAARLSDFGAASFFAPSSALAPGLQRLEVRAFGCLLEELLAHCEAGEADAEAFQKLQELQQRCVSSPGEVRPLFAEVERELAGL, from the coding sequence ATGCACACCCTCGAACAGCTGCGTAGCGGCGCTTTGGCCGGTACCACCCGCCTCGACCTTTCCGGCGGCCTGACCGAATTTCCGCGCGAAATCCTCGACCTGGCCGATACGCTGGAAGTCCTGAACCTGACCGGCAACCAGCTCTCGGCCCTGCCCACCGACCTAAGCCGCCTGCGGAAGCTGCGCATCCTGTTCTGCTCCGAGAACCGCTTTACGGAAGTGCCTGCCGTGCTGGGCCAGTGCCCGGAACTGAGCATGGTGGGCTTTAAGGCGAACCAGATTCAGACCCTGCCCGGCGCGGCCCTGCCGCCCAAGCTGCGCTGGCTGATTCTGACCGACAACCAACTTCAGGAGCTGCCGGCCGAAATTGGCAACTGCCCCGAGCTGCAAAAGCTGATGCTGGCTGGCAACCAGCTCACCGCCTTGCCCGAAGCCCTGCGCCACTGCCACCGCCTGGAGTTGCTGCGCCTGGCCGCCAACCGCCTGCCTGAGCTGCCTGCCTGGCTGCTGGCGCTGCCCCGCCTGACCTGGCTGGCTTACGCCGGCAACCCGTTCAGTGAGGCCGCCCAAACCCAGGCCGAAACTCAGCACCCCATCCGGGAAATCGACTGGGCGGAACTGGAACTGGGGCGGCGGCTGGGCGAAGGTGCTTCGGGCGTAATTTCCCAGGCTCGCTGGCAGCCCGGAAACGCCCCGGCTCAGGAAGTAGCCGTCAAGGTCTTCAAAGGCGCCGTAACCAGCGACGGACTGCCGCACAGCGAAATGGTGGCCTGCATCAGCGCCGGAGCCCACCCCAACCTGACGACGGTGGACGGCAAAATACACGCCCATCCGCTGAAAGCCGAAGGCCTGGTGCTGGAATTGATTCCGCCCGAGTTCCGAATTCTGGCCGGGCCGCCCAGCTTCGAAACTTGCACCCGCGACGTGTACGCACCTGGTACTAGCTTCAGCTTGGGCACGGCCCTGCGCATCGCGCGCGGTGTGGCTTCGGCGGCGGCCCACCTGCACCAGCGCGGCATCCTGCACGGCGACCTGTACGCCCACAACATCCTGACGACCCCGGCCGGCGCGGCCCGGCTCAGCGACTTTGGGGCCGCCAGCTTCTTCGCGCCTAGTTCGGCTTTGGCCCCCGGGCTGCAACGCCTGGAAGTGCGAGCTTTCGGCTGCCTGCTGGAAGAACTGCTGGCTCATTGCGAAGCTGGGGAAGCCGATGCCGAGGCCTTCCAGAAGTTGCAGGAGCTGCAGCAGCGGTGCGTAAGTTCGCCGGGCGAGGTGCGGCCGTTGTTTGCCGAAGTTGAACGGGAACTGGCTGGTTTGTAG
- a CDS encoding DUF5916 domain-containing protein, which translates to MTFTATLRGLLLGCFFLLMSPAMGQTAPGPAAATKATAAPKKQLQAVRITDAIKLDGVLDEAVWQQAPLATDFVQQRPNPGVPERHKTEVRVLYDDANLYVGAIMHDISPDSILREMTARDQFGNSDLFSIFLDTYHDQLNGYNFTVTPSGVQLDARYSPAGGEDFNWNAVWDARTTQRGSDWVAEMRIPYSAIRFSKNAEQLWGLNFARQRKRDNAQYFWNEVKPAVNGFVNQWGELRGIRDVQPPLRLSLTPYVSSYVNHNPLSAEGTRRTTTSFNGGADVKWGINESFTLDATLVPDFGQVQSDNQVLNLSPFEVQFAENRQFFTEGTELFSKGNLFYSRRVGATPIGFYDVKAGEGEKIVRNPAESQLLNATKVSGRTSKGLGVGVFNAVSREMQATIRNDETGQERQVLTQPLSNYSIAVLDQSLKNNSYVSLINTNVTRAGSTYDANVTGGLFRFNDKKNAYALDGSVVYSRRRGQVFGKDEQINDQDGYKYTVGLSKISGNFTWDLNHRIESDTYNPNDLGILFGNNNITQSATVAYRKYQPFWKVNNMAFFGQIGHALLYKPTRYQSLYFYNGFNTTFTKSFLQIGYDLQYGAKTHDFFEPRTSRLGEYFVRVPACTDFVAFLNSDTRKQFSYGLNAGIQYYAQDGTPPGRPRRTRYSFGAYPRYRVNNHLTFRYSLDWSQSNNQIGYVNGGLSDDEPLDQPFQDQILLGRRNVSTVSNVLSVAYTFTNRMSFTLRTRHYTSNVHYLDFTTLQPDGQETRADYQRRRDNTYNAFNVDAVYSWWFAPGSQISVVWKNANSPNIQANEFTPLYFRNLTNTINTPHNNSLSVKVLYYLDYLAFRKRRV; encoded by the coding sequence ATGACTTTTACCGCTACGCTGCGCGGCCTGCTGCTCGGCTGCTTTTTCCTCCTGATGAGTCCGGCTATGGGCCAAACTGCTCCCGGTCCGGCGGCAGCTACTAAGGCTACGGCCGCGCCGAAGAAGCAGCTCCAGGCCGTGCGCATCACCGATGCTATTAAGCTCGATGGGGTGCTGGATGAGGCCGTCTGGCAGCAGGCGCCCCTGGCCACCGACTTTGTGCAGCAGCGGCCCAACCCCGGCGTGCCCGAACGCCACAAAACCGAAGTGCGGGTGCTCTACGACGATGCCAACCTTTACGTGGGCGCCATCATGCACGATATTTCACCCGACTCGATTCTACGGGAAATGACGGCCCGGGACCAGTTTGGCAACTCCGACCTGTTCAGCATCTTCCTCGACACCTACCACGACCAGCTCAATGGCTACAACTTCACCGTGACCCCCTCGGGCGTGCAGCTCGACGCCCGCTACTCGCCGGCCGGTGGCGAAGACTTCAACTGGAACGCCGTTTGGGATGCCCGCACCACCCAGCGCGGCTCCGACTGGGTGGCCGAAATGCGCATTCCGTACTCGGCCATCCGCTTCAGTAAAAATGCCGAGCAGCTCTGGGGCCTTAACTTCGCGAGGCAGCGCAAGCGCGACAACGCCCAGTACTTCTGGAACGAGGTGAAGCCCGCCGTGAACGGCTTCGTAAACCAGTGGGGCGAGCTGCGCGGCATCCGCGACGTGCAGCCTCCGCTGCGCCTTTCGCTGACGCCCTACGTGAGCAGCTACGTGAATCACAACCCGCTGAGCGCCGAGGGCACGCGCCGTACCACGACCAGCTTCAACGGCGGGGCCGACGTGAAGTGGGGTATCAATGAGAGTTTCACCCTGGATGCCACGCTGGTGCCCGACTTCGGGCAGGTGCAGAGCGACAACCAAGTGCTGAACTTGTCGCCGTTTGAGGTGCAGTTTGCCGAAAACCGGCAGTTCTTTACCGAAGGCACCGAGCTGTTTAGCAAAGGCAACCTGTTTTACTCCCGCCGGGTGGGGGCCACACCCATCGGTTTTTATGACGTGAAGGCCGGGGAGGGCGAGAAAATCGTGCGCAACCCCGCCGAAAGTCAGCTGCTGAACGCCACGAAGGTGTCGGGCCGCACGAGTAAAGGGCTGGGCGTAGGCGTGTTCAACGCCGTGTCGCGGGAAATGCAGGCCACCATCCGCAACGACGAAACAGGGCAGGAGCGGCAAGTACTGACCCAGCCGCTGAGCAATTACAGTATTGCCGTGCTCGACCAGAGCCTGAAAAACAACTCCTATGTTTCGCTCATCAACACTAACGTGACCCGGGCCGGTAGCACCTACGACGCCAACGTAACCGGCGGACTGTTTCGCTTCAACGACAAAAAGAACGCCTATGCCCTGGATGGCAGCGTGGTGTACTCGCGGCGGCGGGGGCAGGTGTTCGGCAAAGACGAGCAGATCAACGACCAGGATGGCTATAAGTACACGGTGGGCCTGAGCAAAATCAGCGGCAACTTCACCTGGGACCTGAACCACCGCATCGAGTCCGACACCTACAACCCCAACGACCTGGGCATCCTGTTCGGCAACAACAACATTACCCAGTCGGCCACGGTAGCGTACCGCAAGTACCAGCCGTTTTGGAAGGTGAACAACATGGCCTTTTTCGGACAAATCGGCCATGCCCTGCTGTATAAGCCCACCCGCTACCAGAGCTTGTATTTCTACAACGGCTTCAACACGACCTTCACCAAGAGCTTCCTGCAAATCGGCTACGACCTGCAGTACGGCGCCAAAACCCACGATTTCTTCGAGCCCCGCACCTCGCGGCTAGGCGAATACTTTGTGCGGGTGCCGGCCTGTACGGATTTCGTGGCTTTTCTCAACTCCGATACGCGCAAGCAGTTTTCCTACGGGCTCAATGCCGGCATTCAGTACTACGCCCAGGATGGCACGCCGCCCGGTCGGCCCCGGCGCACCCGCTACAGCTTCGGGGCTTACCCGCGCTACCGCGTCAACAACCACCTGACCTTCCGCTACAGTCTCGACTGGAGCCAGAGCAATAACCAGATTGGCTACGTCAACGGCGGGCTGAGCGACGACGAGCCCCTGGACCAGCCCTTTCAGGACCAGATTCTGCTGGGTCGCCGTAATGTAAGCACCGTGTCGAACGTGCTGTCGGTGGCCTACACGTTCACCAACCGGATGTCGTTCACGCTGCGCACCCGGCACTACACCAGCAATGTGCACTACCTGGACTTTACGACTCTGCAGCCCGACGGCCAGGAAACCCGGGCCGATTACCAGCGCCGCCGCGACAATACCTACAACGCCTTCAACGTGGACGCGGTGTACTCCTGGTGGTTTGCGCCCGGTTCCCAAATCAGCGTGGTCTGGAAAAACGCCAACAGCCCCAACATCCAGGCCAACGAGTTTACGCCGCTCTATTTCCGCAACCTGACCAACACCATCAACACGCCCCACAATAACTCCCTGTCGGTAAAAGTGCTCTACTACCTCGATTACCTGGCTTTCCGCAAGCGCCGGGTGTGA
- a CDS encoding MFS transporter: MEPAACKPRPWILPVIVFAQFAGTSLWFAGNSVLPELLRNPGLRGASLGGVVSAVQLGFIVGTLVFALLSLADRVPPARLFLLSALAGSLTNLGLLLPELSAAGLLAMRFGTGLCLAGIYPVGMKIAADYYAGGLGKALGFLVGALVLGTALPHGLRWLGAGLPWPAVVLATSGLAAGGGLLLWLLVPNGPFRRPGARLALSAVRGVWQHPPFRAAALGYFGHMWELYTFWAFVPLLLTIYRQLHPELRELPAGLAFGAIASGALACVGSGYLAQRWGSLRPARLALWVSGAGCVLSPLLLQLPLPLFGAGLLVWGMAVVADSPQFSALVAQQAPAAIKGTALTLVTCLGFALTIVSLQAFGALQSLVDGRYLFLLLAPGPALGLWATRQARSQQF, encoded by the coding sequence TTGGAACCCGCCGCCTGCAAACCCCGCCCCTGGATTCTGCCCGTTATAGTATTCGCCCAATTTGCCGGCACCTCGCTCTGGTTTGCCGGCAACAGCGTGCTGCCCGAGTTGCTCCGAAACCCCGGCCTGCGAGGGGCTAGCCTGGGCGGAGTGGTGTCGGCTGTGCAGCTGGGCTTTATCGTGGGTACGCTGGTATTTGCCCTGCTCTCCCTGGCCGACCGGGTGCCGCCGGCCCGCCTGTTTTTGCTCAGTGCCCTGGCCGGCAGTCTGACCAACCTGGGCTTGCTGCTGCCCGAATTATCAGCCGCCGGACTGCTGGCGATGCGGTTCGGCACGGGCCTGTGCCTGGCCGGCATCTACCCGGTGGGCATGAAAATAGCGGCCGACTACTACGCCGGGGGCTTGGGCAAAGCGCTGGGCTTTCTGGTGGGGGCACTGGTGTTGGGTACGGCCTTGCCCCACGGCCTGCGCTGGCTCGGGGCCGGTTTGCCCTGGCCGGCGGTGGTGCTGGCCACCTCGGGCCTGGCAGCCGGCGGCGGACTACTGCTCTGGCTACTGGTGCCCAACGGTCCGTTTCGGCGGCCCGGTGCGCGGTTGGCGCTGAGCGCCGTGCGCGGTGTCTGGCAGCATCCACCGTTTCGGGCTGCGGCCCTGGGGTACTTTGGGCACATGTGGGAGCTCTACACGTTCTGGGCCTTTGTGCCGCTGCTGCTGACCATTTACCGGCAGCTTCATCCTGAACTGCGGGAGCTGCCGGCCGGGCTGGCTTTTGGAGCCATTGCCAGCGGGGCTTTGGCCTGCGTGGGCAGCGGCTACCTGGCCCAGCGCTGGGGCTCACTGCGGCCGGCCCGGCTGGCGCTGTGGGTATCGGGGGCGGGCTGCGTGCTGAGCCCTCTGCTGCTGCAGTTGCCGCTGCCCCTGTTTGGGGCGGGCTTGCTAGTTTGGGGCATGGCCGTCGTGGCCGACTCGCCGCAGTTTTCGGCCCTGGTGGCTCAGCAGGCCCCGGCGGCCATCAAGGGCACGGCCCTCACGCTGGTTACTTGCCTGGGCTTCGCGCTGACCATCGTAAGCTTACAGGCTTTTGGGGCATTGCAAAGCCTGGTCGATGGGCGCTACCTGTTTTTGCTGCTGGCTCCGGGCCCGGCGTTGGGGCTGTGGGCCACACGCCAGGCCCGAAGCCAGCAGTTTTAG
- the msrB gene encoding peptide-methionine (R)-S-oxide reductase MsrB, whose translation MLRWLDVLTFAKYSNPEPPRRVEKTAAEWAAELTPAQFRVLREQATEPPYRNAYCRSYEPGRYECVGCRSLLFDSATKYHAISGWPSFTQPAAKSAIRYHFDDSHNMQRVEVRCNVCGGHLGHVFPDGPAPAGLRYCINSESLVRVEENGILF comes from the coding sequence ATGCTTCGCTGGCTCGATGTTCTGACTTTCGCTAAATACAGCAACCCCGAGCCGCCCCGGCGGGTAGAGAAAACTGCGGCCGAATGGGCCGCTGAGCTCACGCCCGCCCAGTTTCGGGTGCTGCGTGAGCAGGCCACCGAGCCGCCCTACCGCAATGCCTACTGCCGCAGCTACGAGCCCGGCCGCTACGAGTGCGTGGGCTGCCGCAGCCTGTTGTTCGACTCGGCCACGAAGTACCACGCCATATCGGGCTGGCCCAGCTTTACCCAACCAGCGGCCAAGAGCGCTATTCGCTACCACTTCGACGACAGCCATAATATGCAGCGGGTGGAAGTGCGCTGCAACGTGTGCGGGGGCCACCTGGGCCACGTCTTTCCCGACGGCCCCGCCCCGGCCGGGCTGCGCTATTGCATCAACTCGGAGAGTCTGGTGCGGGTGGAAGAAAACGGAATACTTTTTTAA
- a CDS encoding SDR family oxidoreductase, which translates to MDLRHNTILITGGTSGFGYEFAARLLELGNTVLITGRNQAKLDDTKRRLPRVHTFQSDVSDPQAIQHLYQQVVSQFPALNILINNAGEMRKLNLQDPTLDLLDLTREVEINLSGPIRMVQQFLPHLKTQKTAAILNVTSGLALTPFPLAPIYGGTKAGLRAYTKALRVQLQHTQVKVFELVAPAAKTPLADPFAGVMDESMLMDPGKLIAQAIEGLQHDRLEIYPGLSRVMRYMSRLAPGLLLKQMSKGVTEAFAQPQGKVSTR; encoded by the coding sequence ATGGACTTACGTCACAACACCATCCTCATTACCGGCGGTACCAGCGGCTTTGGCTACGAATTTGCGGCCCGGCTACTAGAGCTGGGCAACACCGTGCTTATCACGGGCCGCAACCAAGCCAAGCTCGACGACACCAAGCGCCGCTTGCCCCGCGTGCACACCTTTCAAAGTGATGTAAGCGACCCGCAGGCTATCCAGCACCTCTACCAACAGGTTGTCAGCCAATTTCCGGCGCTTAACATTCTGATTAACAACGCCGGGGAAATGCGCAAGCTAAACCTGCAAGACCCAACGCTGGACTTGCTCGACCTCACCCGGGAAGTCGAAATCAACTTGTCGGGTCCCATTCGCATGGTACAGCAATTCTTGCCCCACCTCAAAACCCAAAAGACAGCCGCCATCCTGAACGTTACCTCGGGCCTGGCCCTGACGCCATTTCCGCTGGCTCCTATCTACGGGGGTACCAAGGCGGGGCTGCGCGCCTACACCAAAGCCCTGCGGGTGCAACTGCAGCACACCCAAGTGAAGGTGTTTGAACTGGTCGCGCCCGCCGCCAAAACGCCCTTGGCGGACCCGTTTGCCGGCGTGATGGACGAGAGCATGCTAATGGATCCGGGCAAGCTCATCGCCCAAGCCATTGAAGGGCTCCAGCACGATAGACTGGAAATCTACCCCGGCCTGTCGCGCGTCATGCGCTACATGAGTCGCCTGGCCCCCGGCTTGCTGCTCAAGCAAATGAGCAAGGGTGTAACGGAGGCTTTTGCCCAGCCCCAGGGGAAGGTCTCGACGCGGTAA
- a CDS encoding helix-turn-helix domain-containing protein, which translates to MQTTSLNAFYQQLATAAGAELHTLLPPDIQQEIGHFNVFNVADLFRHHREKPTMPYDRRAYYKISLIRGRSRAEYADKVVEIEQHALLFATPKVPYHWLPEDQEQDGYFCVFTDAFLLPAKSGVRLEELPLFQPGGYPVFALTDGEYAEIHDLFRKMAREITSTYAYKYDLLRTYVLELIHWGQKLQPATALYPAHTAATRVSSLFAELLERQFPIETPQQKLRLRTAKDYADQLAVHVNHLNKVLKENTGRTTTELIAGRVIQEAKLLLRQTNWNISEISDSLGFAEVAHFSNFFKRQTSFSPGAFRL; encoded by the coding sequence ATGCAAACCACTTCGCTTAACGCTTTTTACCAGCAGCTGGCTACGGCGGCCGGCGCGGAACTGCACACCCTGCTACCACCCGATATTCAGCAGGAAATCGGCCACTTCAACGTCTTTAACGTAGCCGACCTCTTTCGGCACCACCGCGAGAAGCCGACTATGCCGTACGACCGGCGGGCGTATTACAAGATTAGCCTCATCCGGGGCCGCAGCCGGGCCGAGTACGCGGATAAAGTGGTGGAAATAGAGCAGCACGCGCTGTTGTTTGCCACGCCCAAGGTACCCTACCACTGGCTGCCCGAAGACCAGGAGCAGGACGGCTATTTCTGCGTGTTCACCGACGCGTTTTTGCTGCCCGCCAAGAGCGGCGTGCGGCTGGAGGAATTGCCCCTCTTTCAGCCGGGCGGCTACCCAGTCTTTGCCCTTACGGACGGGGAATACGCTGAAATCCACGACCTTTTCCGCAAGATGGCCCGCGAAATTACCTCGACCTACGCCTACAAGTACGACCTGCTGCGCACCTACGTGCTGGAGCTGATTCACTGGGGGCAAAAGCTGCAGCCGGCTACGGCGCTCTACCCGGCGCACACGGCCGCAACGCGGGTAAGCTCGCTGTTTGCAGAGCTGCTGGAGCGACAGTTTCCCATCGAAACGCCGCAGCAGAAGCTGCGGCTGCGCACGGCCAAGGACTACGCCGACCAACTGGCCGTGCACGTCAACCACCTGAACAAGGTGCTGAAGGAAAATACCGGCCGCACCACTACCGAGCTGATTGCGGGCCGCGTCATCCAGGAAGCCAAGCTGCTGCTCAGGCAAACCAACTGGAACATCTCGGAAATCTCCGACAGCCTCGGTTTTGCGGAAGTCGCGCACTTTTCCAACTTCTTCAAGCGGCAGACTTCCTTTTCGCCCGGTGCCTTTCGGCTGTAG